A region of Paenimyroides aestuarii DNA encodes the following proteins:
- a CDS encoding IS4 family transposase, producing the protein METQIPTFFHITTASEHDSKAMNEIPYESESYYVFDRAYNNFKMLYKIHQIGAFFVIRTKKNLQYKSIKWKRRLPKNILSDATIELTGFYPKQYYPKHLRLVKYWDEQQNREFVFLTNAMQISALQVAELYRNRWQVELFFKWLKQHLRIKKFWGTTENAVRIQLYVAICTYCLVAIVQKDMQLDRTTYEILQILSISLTDKTKLRDPF; encoded by the coding sequence GTGGAAACACAGATTCCAACATTTTTCCATATCACCACAGCTTCTGAACATGACTCTAAAGCAATGAACGAAATACCGTATGAATCAGAATCGTATTACGTCTTTGACCGCGCTTATAACAACTTCAAGATGTTGTATAAAATTCATCAGATCGGAGCCTTCTTCGTTATCAGAACAAAGAAGAATCTTCAATATAAGTCTATTAAATGGAAGCGTAGATTGCCTAAAAACATACTTTCAGATGCAACAATTGAATTGACAGGATTTTATCCCAAACAATACTATCCTAAACACTTACGATTGGTCAAATATTGGGATGAGCAACAAAATCGAGAATTTGTTTTCTTAACCAATGCTATGCAAATTTCTGCGCTTCAAGTTGCAGAACTTTATAGAAATCGCTGGCAAGTCGAGCTCTTTTTTAAATGGTTAAAACAACATCTTAGAATTAAAAAGTTTTGGGGAACTACTGAAAATGCAGTTCGCATACAACTCTATGTCGCAATATGTACTTATTGTTTGGTTGCAATCGTCCAAAAAGATATGCAACTTGATAGAACCACATATGAAATTTTGCAAATACTGAGTATATCATTAACCGACAAAACAAAACTTAGAGACCCTTTTTGA
- a CDS encoding DUF4372 domain-containing protein: protein MFQDKYVFAQLVSFFNRSKFNRIVAKYNGDKYVKHFTCWNQLLALMFGQLSNRESLRDLINALDAHHSKCYHLGMGKNVSRSSLARANQDRDYRIFEEYAYYLVSQARAKRISEIFKLGGNVYAFDSTTIDLCLSVFWWQSSERKKEG from the coding sequence ATGTTTCAAGATAAATACGTTTTTGCTCAACTTGTTTCGTTTTTCAATCGAAGTAAATTTAATCGTATTGTTGCCAAATATAATGGAGACAAATACGTAAAACATTTCACTTGCTGGAATCAGTTACTTGCTTTGATGTTTGGGCAATTGTCGAATCGCGAAAGTTTGAGAGATTTAATAAACGCTCTTGATGCTCATCACTCAAAATGTTATCATTTAGGAATGGGTAAAAACGTTTCAAGATCTTCTTTGGCAAGAGCTAATCAAGATAGAGACTACCGCATTTTCGAAGAGTATGCCTATTATTTGGTAAGCCAAGCCAGAGCGAAACGTATTTCTGAAATCTTCAAACTCGGAGGGAATGTTTATGCTTTTGATTCAACCACGATTGACTTATGTCTTTCTGTATTCTGGTGGCAAAGTTCCGAAAGAAAAAAGGAGGGATAA
- a CDS encoding RHS repeat domain-containing protein — translation MCTPIDENNPGNVPLDPTDPTLTPGQQQQADCLTDLNILVAQLAVQIQNGEGSAFFEWYQCINVCIERNDIIDSYGCWERFIHGDGEWPSNCNIVFEQCGCEEQPIIGEIDLCPVLAMIYIDTHLLPDLSNACEVLNYVEETYKCVPLPSDPIDEPITPEDEDDDWVDGGGNTEDPGEDYDEELRKPIWWYHTDHLGSSTYLTDNFGRPSHYYETLPFGEMIVEHNQSANHPSGVGYDNKFKFNGKELDDATQMYYYGARYYDPRISIFVSVDPLAEQTMEPYLYTGNNPIMFTDPTGMSKDGIEHDYKMNSEGDITLVRETDDDFDRILKTDNKGNIVKYGEGFLVPKSKKGQEKVAVDNIAKGILKDGLNLESRDGLFAVNGEGQPTLKEFNKFISEFSDYIGKEIAGIRLGEKNSSTVTKIKTYRYEGNTRHSSNMPRNWFSLYGDFLKAHFHTHPYHNHTPSDDADIPLRNRHPNLPFFIIAGGYEKPY, via the coding sequence GTGTGTACACCGATTGATGAAAACAATCCGGGCAATGTTCCTTTAGATCCAACAGATCCTACATTAACACCCGGGCAACAGCAGCAGGCAGACTGTTTAACCGACTTGAATATTTTGGTAGCGCAGTTGGCTGTGCAGATTCAAAATGGGGAAGGATCGGCATTTTTTGAATGGTATCAGTGTATCAATGTATGCATAGAAAGAAACGATATAATTGATAGTTATGGCTGTTGGGAACGTTTTATACATGGCGATGGGGAATGGCCTTCAAATTGTAATATAGTTTTTGAACAATGCGGTTGCGAGGAACAACCTATCATCGGGGAAATTGACCTCTGCCCTGTATTGGCAATGATTTATATAGACACCCATCTGCTACCTGATTTAAGTAATGCTTGCGAGGTGTTAAATTATGTGGAAGAAACCTATAAATGTGTACCTTTACCATCAGATCCAATTGATGAACCTATCACACCAGAGGATGAAGACGACGATTGGGTTGATGGCGGCGGAAACACCGAGGATCCTGGAGAAGATTATGATGAAGAATTACGCAAACCAATTTGGTGGTACCATACCGACCATTTAGGAAGCAGTACCTACCTAACAGACAACTTTGGACGCCCGAGTCATTACTACGAAACGTTACCGTTTGGGGAGATGATTGTAGAGCATAACCAGAGTGCCAACCACCCGTCTGGTGTGGGCTACGACAACAAATTCAAGTTCAACGGAAAAGAATTAGACGACGCCACCCAAATGTATTATTACGGCGCACGTTATTATGACCCAAGAATTAGTATATTTGTAAGTGTGGATCCGCTGGCGGAACAAACGATGGAACCGTATTTATACACCGGAAACAACCCTATTATGTTTACCGACCCTACGGGGATGAGTAAGGACGGGATTGAGCACGATTATAAGATGAATAGTGAAGGAGATATTACTCTCGTTCGGGAAACTGATGATGATTTTGATAGAATTTTAAAAACAGACAACAAAGGAAATATTGTGAAATATGGAGAAGGGTTTTTAGTTCCTAAATCTAAAAAAGGACAAGAGAAAGTTGCTGTTGATAATATTGCAAAAGGTATATTGAAAGACGGATTAAATTTAGAAAGCAGAGATGGTTTATTTGCTGTTAATGGAGAAGGACAACCAACTTTAAAAGAGTTTAATAAATTTATTTCTGAATTTTCTGATTATATAGGTAAGGAAATTGCTGGTATTAGATTAGGTGAAAAAAATAGTAGTACTGTAACAAAAATAAAAACATACAGATATGAAGGTAACACAAGACATTCGTCAAATATGCCACGAAATTGGTTTAGTCTTTACGGAGATTTTTTAAAAGCTCATTTCCATACACATCCCTATCATAATCATACCCCTTCAGATGATGCTGATATACCTTTAAGAAATAGACATCCAAATTTACCATTTTTTATTATTGCAGGAGGTTATGAGAAACCATATTAA